One Cotesia glomerata isolate CgM1 linkage group LG8, MPM_Cglom_v2.3, whole genome shotgun sequence genomic window carries:
- the LOC123270750 gene encoding protein krueppel-like → MALSFLQEAQLKSGLRTGQLDIKDEKHSPPLNNNTLALYPHLQTSAPRPMALFSPEQILATQTAALMNTRLPPGLQATLAAAANSALYNQNQMALFAGWIPPPSPPQAPISPILKQSLKRTATSPTEPIKRPRKRGPKAKEEVPIQAPPSPPNSVSPEAPSKDTAPRDKVFTCGVCLRSFGYKHVLQNHERTHTGEKPFECPECHKRFTRDHHLKTHMRLHTGEKPYHCSHCDRQFVQVANLRRHLRVHTGERPYACELCSAKFSDSNQLKAHLLIHKGEKPFECEHCNVRFRRRHHLVHHKCGVAATAQDLISSAHAQLANQRFGLTRDREYVRERESVISDDFEDDLDEDLERKKIADLPINLSVPMELPEQTEPEDLSMSTGSMRGHSNSHSGGDSPLSRSPSSDIHDDDDEDIDDLNGRLFLSKQNLDVFRHRINHSKSRV, encoded by the exons ATGGCACTTTCGTTTTTACAAGAAGCACAACTTAAatcag GTCTCCGTACGGGACAACTGGATATAAAGGACGAGAAGCACTCACCGCCCTTAAACAACAACACACTAGCCTTATACCCGCACTTGCAAACATCGGCTCCACGGCCTATGGCCTTATTTTCCCCGGAGCAGATCTTAGCGACTCAAACAGCCGCCCTGATGAACACGCGACTGCCGCCAGGCTTGCAAGCGACGTTAGCCGCCGCAGCAAACTCAGCATTATACAACCAGAACCAAATGGCCCTGTTTGCCGGGTGGATACCGCCACCATCGCCTCCACAAGCTCCAATTTCCCCAATTTTAAAGCAGTCTTTAAAGCGTACGGCTACTAGCCCTACGGAGCCAATAAAGCGACCGCGCAAGCGCGGGCCCAAGGCCAAGGAGGAGGTGCCAATTCAAGCCCCGCCCAGCCCGCCGAATTCCGTGAGTCCTGAGGCGCCGTCCAAGGACACAGCTCCGCGCGACAAGGTATTTACCTGCGGAGTGTGCTTAAGATCCTTTGGCTACAAGCACGTGCTCCAGAACCACGAACGGACCCACACTGGAGAAAAACCCTTCGAGTGCCCGGAGTGCCACAAGCGCTTCACCAGGGACCACCACTTAAAGACCCACATGCGGCTCCACACCGGAGAAAAGCCGTACCATTGCTCACACTGCGATAGGCAGTTCGTCCAGGTCGCTAACCTCCGCCGCCACCTCAGAGTTCACACTGGCGAGCGGCCGTACGCTTGTGAGCTTTGTTCCGCAAAGTTCAGCGACTCAAATCAGCTCAAAGCTCACTTGTTAATTCATAAAGGGGAAAAACCCTTTGAGTGCGAACACTGCAATGTTAGATTCCGCCGCAGGCACCATCTTGTTCATCACAAGTGCGGAGTTGCGGCTACTGCACAGGATTTGATCAGCTCCGCCCACGCTCAGTTGGCCAATCAGAGGTTTGGCCTTACGAGAGACAGGGAGTATGTTAGAGAGAGGGAGTCGGTGATTAGTGATGATTTTGAAGATGATTTGGATGAAGATTTGGAAAGGAAGAAAATTGCGGATTTGCCGATTAATTTGTCCGTTCCTATGGAACTTCCGGAACAGACGGAGCCTGAGGATTTGTCCATGAGCACTGGGTCAATGCGTGGGCATTCTAATAGCCACAGTGGAGGGGATTCGCCGCTAAGTAGGAGTCCTAGTAGTGATAttcatgatgatgatgatgaggaTATTGATGATTTAAATGGAAGGCTGTTTTTGAGCAAGCAGAATCTTGATGTGTTTAGGCATAGGATTAATCATAGTAAAAGTAGGGTTTAG